A window of Campylobacter lari subsp. lari contains these coding sequences:
- a CDS encoding DedA family protein: MQEMIDNLSTYGYLILFFYSFGGGMVAILAAGVLCASSTKLDLHLCIFLAFLANTIGSTLLFILGKYYKKDIMPYFKNHRRKIALAMMKIKKYGDLLLVVQKFIYGVKTIVPIAAGLCKFSFVRFFIINTLASLIWAVVLGYAGFIFGNTLKEAFEVFTNYPYIAPVFIITLIFIIWLYLSRFSKKK; the protein is encoded by the coding sequence ATGCAAGAAATGATAGATAATCTAAGTACTTATGGGTATTTGATTTTATTTTTTTATTCTTTTGGTGGTGGTATGGTTGCTATACTTGCTGCAGGAGTGCTTTGTGCAAGTTCTACTAAACTTGATTTACATTTATGTATATTTTTAGCCTTTTTGGCTAATACTATAGGTTCAACCTTGTTGTTTATCTTGGGAAAATACTATAAAAAAGACATAATGCCTTATTTTAAAAATCATAGAAGAAAAATCGCTCTTGCTATGATGAAAATCAAAAAATATGGTGATTTGCTTTTAGTGGTGCAAAAATTTATTTATGGAGTAAAAACTATAGTACCTATAGCAGCAGGTCTTTGTAAATTTAGCTTTGTAAGATTTTTTATCATCAATACCTTAGCTAGTTTGATTTGGGCTGTTGTTTTAGGTTATGCTGGTTTTATTTTTGGAAATACCCTAAAAGAAGCTTTTGAAGTATTTACCAATTATCCTTACATAGCTCCTGTTTTTATAATCACTTTAATTTTTATTATATGGTTATATTTATCACGCTTTTCTAAGAAAAAATGA
- a CDS encoding 5-formyltetrahydrofolate cyclo-ligase, with product MIKNNFRIKQKSKMHLKLKYQYKRDFLVFQEIKKILNLYKNCKNILIYIPLKYEINLYKFRHFLTKKYQIFVPFMQDKSLKVVKLRLALEKKSFGVYEPKDSFLQTRIDVAIIPVIGVDAKLGRIGHGQGFYDRFFESISYKKPLVIFTQMIDAKSDQFFSQDHDIKGNFYINPYKKYFRKVKNNDRNISRINSRFYRRRDWVCSRQKD from the coding sequence TTGATAAAAAACAATTTTAGAATAAAACAAAAATCCAAAATGCATTTAAAATTAAAATATCAATACAAAAGGGATTTTTTGGTTTTTCAAGAAATAAAGAAAATTTTAAATTTATACAAAAATTGTAAAAATATCCTTATATATATCCCTTTAAAATATGAAATCAATCTTTATAAATTCAGGCATTTTCTAACAAAAAAATATCAAATTTTCGTTCCATTTATGCAAGATAAAAGTTTAAAGGTAGTAAAATTAAGATTAGCTCTTGAAAAAAAGAGCTTTGGGGTATATGAGCCAAAAGATTCTTTTTTGCAAACTCGCATTGATGTTGCGATTATCCCTGTAATAGGCGTAGATGCAAAGTTAGGAAGAATCGGTCATGGTCAGGGTTTTTACGATAGGTTTTTTGAAAGCATTTCTTATAAAAAACCTTTGGTTATTTTTACGCAGATGATAGATGCAAAATCTGATCAATTTTTTAGCCAAGATCATGATATAAAAGGAAATTTTTATATAAACCCTTATAAAAAATATTTTAGGAAAGTTAAAAACAATGATAGAAATATTAGTCGCATTAATAGCCGTTTTTATAGGCGGAGGGATTGGGTATGTAGTCGCCAAAAAGATTAA
- the rny gene encoding ribonuclease Y: protein MIEILVALIAVFIGGGIGYVVAKKINDANFNIFLEQAKAKAKAIEYEAELTLKDAKNSVAEAEFTAKKKFDDKIQKLQKEHSIKLEELNKKEQNLHYQEKLHEENKNKLAKEQQTIKALHEENENLKQNYETKLSEVLKILEHSAGLTQEEAKNIVLQKVEENSRAEIAHIVRKYEEEARNEAKRKANFILAQATSRFAGEFAAERLINVVNIKNDELKGRIIGKEGRNVKTLEMVLGVDIIIDDTPGAIIVSCFNLYRRAIATKVIELLVEDGRIQPAKIEEIHEKVCKEFEDNILEEGQTIVMDLGLNNIHPEIVKLIGKLRYRASYGQNALAHSLEVAHLAGIIAAECGGDEKLARRAGILHDIGKALTHEFEGSHVDLGAELCKRYKEHPVVINAIYAHHGHEEAFSIESAAVCTADTLSAARPGARREVLEAFLKRVSELEDIAKSKEGVKKAYAINAGREIRVIVNAKLVNDDESVLLAKEIAEEIQEKVQYPGEIKVNVIRELRAIDFAR from the coding sequence ATGATAGAAATATTAGTCGCATTAATAGCCGTTTTTATAGGCGGAGGGATTGGGTATGTAGTCGCCAAAAAGATTAATGATGCAAATTTCAATATCTTTTTAGAGCAAGCAAAAGCAAAAGCAAAAGCCATTGAATACGAAGCTGAACTAACACTTAAAGATGCTAAAAATTCAGTTGCTGAAGCTGAATTTACAGCAAAGAAAAAATTTGATGACAAAATTCAAAAACTGCAAAAAGAGCATTCTATTAAGCTAGAAGAGCTTAATAAAAAAGAACAAAACCTTCATTATCAAGAAAAACTTCATGAGGAAAACAAAAACAAATTAGCAAAAGAGCAACAAACTATAAAAGCCTTACATGAGGAAAATGAAAATTTAAAACAAAATTATGAAACAAAGCTTAGTGAGGTGTTAAAAATTCTTGAACATTCAGCTGGTCTTACACAAGAAGAAGCAAAAAATATAGTTTTACAAAAAGTAGAAGAAAACTCAAGAGCTGAGATTGCTCATATTGTTAGAAAATACGAAGAAGAAGCTAGAAATGAAGCCAAAAGAAAGGCTAATTTTATCTTAGCGCAAGCTACTTCAAGATTTGCAGGGGAATTTGCTGCTGAGAGATTAATCAATGTAGTAAATATCAAAAATGATGAACTAAAAGGTCGTATTATAGGCAAAGAGGGAAGAAATGTTAAAACCTTAGAAATGGTTTTGGGTGTTGATATTATCATCGATGATACACCTGGAGCAATTATAGTGAGTTGTTTTAATCTTTATAGGCGTGCCATTGCTACAAAGGTAATAGAACTTTTGGTTGAAGATGGAAGAATCCAACCTGCAAAAATAGAAGAAATTCATGAAAAAGTTTGTAAAGAATTTGAAGATAATATCTTAGAAGAAGGTCAAACTATAGTAATGGATTTAGGACTTAATAATATCCATCCTGAAATTGTAAAATTAATAGGAAAATTAAGATATAGAGCAAGTTATGGCCAGAATGCATTAGCGCATTCTTTAGAAGTGGCACATTTAGCTGGAATCATAGCAGCTGAGTGCGGCGGGGATGAAAAATTAGCAAGAAGAGCTGGAATTTTACACGATATAGGCAAGGCTTTAACGCATGAATTTGAAGGATCGCATGTAGATTTAGGAGCCGAACTTTGCAAAAGATATAAAGAACATCCTGTTGTGATTAATGCTATTTATGCTCATCATGGGCATGAAGAAGCATTTAGCATAGAATCAGCCGCAGTTTGTACAGCAGATACGCTAAGTGCAGCCAGACCTGGTGCAAGACGCGAAGTTTTAGAAGCCTTCTTAAAAAGAGTGAGTGAACTTGAAGATATAGCAAAAAGCAAAGAAGGGGTTAAAAAAGCATATGCAATTAATGCTGGTAGAGAAATTAGAGTTATTGTTAATGCAAAATTAGTTAATGATGATGAATCAGTGCTTTTGGCTAAAGAAATAGCTGAGGAAATTCAAGAAAAAGTTCAATACCCTGGCGAAATAAAAGTCAATGTCATCAGAGAGCTTAGAGCTATTGATTTTGCAAGATAA
- a CDS encoding motility associated factor glycosyltransferase family protein, with amino-acid sequence MSFLSKNLAAFNNPYLYNKLKDIKINQFQKIENGGGYIELNFLNIQTNTPIYQNPNLHLQEKISFYNDKYLLYPILYFYGFGNGILYKSLLQNHHLKHIVVFEDELEILYLAFNFIDFSQELKEQRLIILNSDISELDLMNFFQTPPFFNFLRLYDLHLHNEYYEIYHENILNLNEKIINIIRNVIFYQGNDIKDALQGLTQFIYNLPKMIQNPPLKNLWLKQNKKVKSAIVVAAGPSLSKQLPLLKQYQDKFSIFCVDSAYSILAKNDIKPDFVLASERTKLASNLIQQNYKNIDDNIVFVLLTLVHPLAIEYLENTDRKFLLIPYPTIFFDKLNLFDFGKSPSGGTVAYNALQLACDFNHENIILIGQDLAYGEDGSSHAKDYFYGEKFVKENTELYVVSYGGKKQIKTRFMWNTFRLTIQNYIAKKKGFKFYNATEGGARIEGTIEKPFKECCEEFLDENLTKPFEKPSALDKNAQDDLLLQSYKIINDNLEFCNRFIKEFECYFENLIQAESKIQNLTAFKDKKELIIKSINDLDIYKTKLDEYCKSFLYEFIRPFLQQFEFNLARIYVLNPKNEEEWLGKNIIWIKDHTFLFEVLIANIKLLKEEIKSNINPLKEELVKRNLKAN; translated from the coding sequence ATGAGTTTTTTATCAAAAAATTTAGCCGCATTCAATAATCCTTATTTATATAATAAATTAAAAGATATAAAAATAAATCAATTTCAAAAAATAGAAAATGGGGGGGGGTATATAGAGTTAAATTTTTTAAATATACAAACCAATACCCCAATTTATCAAAATCCAAATTTGCATTTGCAAGAAAAAATTTCTTTTTATAATGATAAATATCTTTTATATCCTATTTTGTATTTTTATGGTTTTGGCAATGGAATTTTATATAAAAGTTTATTGCAAAATCATCACTTAAAGCATATAGTTGTTTTTGAAGATGAACTTGAAATTTTATATTTAGCCTTTAATTTTATAGATTTTTCTCAAGAATTAAAAGAACAAAGACTTATAATTTTAAATAGTGATATTTCTGAGTTAGATTTAATGAATTTTTTTCAAACTCCCCCATTTTTTAATTTTTTAAGACTTTATGATTTGCATTTACATAATGAATATTATGAAATATACCATGAAAATATATTGAATTTAAATGAAAAAATTATCAATATTATAAGAAATGTAATTTTTTATCAGGGTAATGATATAAAAGATGCTTTACAAGGTTTAACACAATTTATTTATAATTTGCCTAAAATGATACAAAATCCACCTTTAAAAAATTTATGGTTAAAACAAAATAAAAAAGTAAAATCGGCTATTGTTGTTGCTGCGGGCCCATCTTTAAGTAAACAACTCCCTTTACTTAAACAATATCAAGATAAATTTAGTATATTTTGCGTTGATAGTGCTTATTCTATTTTAGCAAAAAACGACATTAAACCTGATTTTGTATTAGCAAGTGAAAGAACCAAGTTGGCTTCAAATCTAATACAACAAAACTATAAAAATATAGATGATAATATAGTATTTGTTTTATTGACTTTAGTCCATCCTTTGGCAATTGAATATTTAGAAAACACTGATAGAAAATTTTTGTTAATCCCATATCCTACTATATTTTTTGATAAATTGAATTTGTTTGATTTTGGAAAATCTCCATCAGGTGGAACTGTTGCTTACAATGCTTTGCAATTAGCGTGTGATTTTAATCATGAAAATATCATTTTGATAGGTCAAGATTTAGCATATGGCGAAGATGGTAGTTCGCATGCTAAAGATTATTTTTATGGTGAAAAATTTGTTAAAGAAAATACTGAACTTTATGTTGTATCTTATGGTGGAAAAAAACAAATTAAAACTAGATTTATGTGGAATACATTTAGACTCACTATACAAAATTATATAGCTAAGAAAAAAGGTTTTAAATTTTATAATGCTACAGAAGGTGGTGCTAGGATAGAAGGAACTATAGAAAAACCATTTAAAGAATGCTGCGAAGAGTTTTTAGATGAAAATTTAACAAAGCCTTTTGAAAAACCATCGGCATTAGATAAGAATGCTCAAGATGATTTACTATTGCAAAGTTATAAGATAATTAATGATAACTTAGAGTTTTGCAATCGATTTATTAAAGAATTTGAGTGCTATTTTGAAAATTTGATTCAAGCAGAAAGTAAAATTCAAAATTTAACAGCATTTAAAGATAAAAAAGAATTAATAATTAAAAGTATAAATGATTTAGATATTTATAAAACAAAGCTTGATGAGTATTGTAAAAGTTTTTTATACGAATTTATTAGACCTTTTTTGCAGCAATTTGAATTTAATTTAGCAAGAATTTATGTATTAAATCCTAAAAATGAAGAAGAATGGCTTGGTAAAAATATAATATGGATTAAAGATCATACGTTTTTATTTGAAGTTTTAATAGCAAATATTAAATTATTAAAAGAAGAGATTAAAAGCAATATAAATCCTTTAAAAGAAGAGCTTGTAAAAAGAAATTTAAAAGCTAATTAA
- a CDS encoding TlpA family protein disulfide reductase yields the protein MKFKIFLVIFIMIFFTSCSSDKENSSTENTDNASLTQSENIDFTLKFLDGRKMYVKYHEQEFSFDDTAKAKLFVFFTTWCAPCKAQIPHLNNLNKKYQDRFEVIALFLEENKEQEILTFIEDEKMKFPVAIGESNFAFSKILSVSAVPTMVLFNAKGEKIKEYLGLIPEEMLDIDIQKAIM from the coding sequence TTGAAATTTAAAATTTTTTTAGTAATTTTTATTATGATATTTTTTACTTCGTGCTCTAGTGATAAAGAAAATTCTAGTACTGAAAATACAGACAATGCAAGTTTAACTCAAAGTGAAAATATTGATTTTACTTTGAAATTTTTAGATGGTAGAAAAATGTATGTGAAATATCATGAACAAGAATTTAGTTTTGATGATACAGCTAAAGCTAAGTTGTTTGTTTTTTTTACGACTTGGTGTGCACCTTGTAAGGCTCAAATTCCACATTTAAACAATCTAAATAAAAAATATCAAGATAGGTTTGAAGTAATAGCGCTTTTTTTGGAAGAGAATAAGGAGCAAGAAATATTAACTTTTATAGAAGATGAAAAAATGAAATTTCCAGTAGCTATAGGAGAGAGCAATTTTGCTTTTTCTAAGATACTAAGTGTTAGTGCTGTGCCAACAATGGTTTTGTTTAATGCAAAAGGCGAGAAGATTAAAGAGTATTTAGGGTTAATTCCTGAAGAAATGTTAGATATAGATATACAAAAAGCGATAATGTAA
- the ftsY gene encoding signal recognition particle-docking protein FtsY produces MLGFLKNGLKKTLESIHLVKASNKLVTKDLLEEMLLEADVAYEIVEEIIYYLPPSDEVKKADLERVMGTYFIYDKPELANAKPFVDLVLGVNGVGKTTSIAKMAHLHKENGEKVILGACDTFRAGAIEQLKLWAQKLDMDIIATSQGHDPSAVAYDVISKALAKNYDRVILDTAGRLQNQKNLANELEKIVRISNKAMQGAPHRKILVLDGTQGVAGILQAKAFNELVKLDGVVITKLDGTAKGGALFSIARELELPILYVGVGEKMQDLCEFSVKDYLDAILEPIFK; encoded by the coding sequence ATGTTGGGATTTTTAAAAAATGGTTTAAAAAAAACCTTAGAAAGTATTCATTTAGTTAAGGCCTCTAATAAGCTTGTTACTAAAGACTTGTTAGAAGAAATGCTTTTAGAAGCTGATGTGGCATATGAGATAGTTGAAGAAATTATTTATTACCTTCCTCCAAGTGATGAGGTTAAAAAAGCTGACTTAGAACGCGTTATGGGGACTTATTTTATCTATGATAAGCCAGAACTTGCTAATGCTAAGCCTTTTGTGGATTTAGTTTTAGGCGTAAATGGTGTAGGTAAAACTACAAGTATTGCCAAAATGGCACATTTGCATAAGGAAAATGGCGAAAAAGTTATATTGGGAGCTTGCGATACCTTTAGAGCAGGGGCAATCGAACAGCTGAAATTATGGGCGCAAAAGTTAGACATGGATATCATAGCTACTTCGCAAGGGCATGATCCTTCAGCAGTTGCATATGATGTTATTTCTAAAGCTTTGGCAAAAAACTATGACAGAGTTATTTTAGATACAGCAGGACGCTTGCAAAATCAAAAAAATCTTGCTAATGAACTTGAAAAAATTGTCCGTATAAGCAACAAAGCCATGCAAGGAGCTCCTCATAGAAAAATTCTTGTTCTTGATGGAACCCAAGGGGTGGCTGGAATTTTACAAGCTAAGGCTTTTAATGAACTTGTAAAGCTAGATGGTGTGGTAATTACAAAGCTTGATGGAACCGCAAAAGGTGGGGCTTTATTTAGCATAGCAAGAGAGCTTGAGCTTCCTATTTTGTATGTAGGAGTAGGGGAGAAAATGCAAGATTTGTGTGAGTTTAGCGTTAAAGATTATTTGGACGCTATATTGGAGCCTATTTTTAAATGA